The Macrobrachium nipponense isolate FS-2020 chromosome 1, ASM1510439v2, whole genome shotgun sequence genome includes a window with the following:
- the LOC135218837 gene encoding dnaJ homolog subfamily C member 3-like, producing the protein MDAEDDLFYATEMISLLKEDWIDVQEENLFLLDEIGDVNFNEAALIQMNEDLLDQLQEEKHNVEKRGKDCDSTEKENEHLKKKLAELQESLIQKEKDIEYLNEQLAGKEKECQENRQKVEELKRQAEDNDFYCEYVEGKVKSHEAERKRLNQMVTELEERLRTSQREPVSVLARNRDQVRNHCRETQETLGLQKEAHIMEARVQSLPKKNETEKPKNNALAEEDKAKGNTFYKLGRLEEAYECFLRVLDMADADDQADYRLRLGLCLLLLGRHSEAMVQLEGLDGRKDLVAAAKALQRMQRHGCPYYILGIAETANLKDIEWAYRKRALKFDPDRCQGSQEERQRREEIMQKVNYANDLLHDSEERGKYDSVREFIKEQAARVFQDPQEAMKVKRKRPGRRAKRMNTQGRTLKANGNNRRNSP; encoded by the coding sequence ATGGACGCCGAAGACGACCTGTTCTACGCCACCGAAATGATCTCTCTCTTGAAGGAGGACTGGATAGACGTTCAGGAGGAGAACCTTTTCCTCCTGGATGAGATCGGCGACGTGAATTTCAACGAAGCAGCTCTAATACAGATGAATGAGGACTTACTCGACCAGTTACAGGAAGAAAAACACAACGTTGAAAAGCGAGGTAAAGACTGCGACTCtactgaaaaggaaaatgaacacCTGAAGAAAAAGCTCGCAGAGTTGCAGGAATCATTAATCCAGAAGGAAAAAGATATAGAATATCTAAATGAGCAACTCgcagggaaagagaaagaatgtcaGGAGAACCGACAAAAAGTGGAAGAACTGAAGAGACAAGCTGAAGACAACGATTTCTACTGTGAGTACGTCGAGGGGAAGGTGAAGTCCCATGAAGCCGAAAGAAAGAGACTGAACCAGATGGTCACAGAACTGGAGGAGAGACTGCGAACCTCACAGCGAGAACCAGTCTCTGTTCTCGCTAGAAATCGCGATCAAGTGAGAAATCACTGTCGTGAGACACAGGAGACTCTAGGTCTGCAGAAGGAGGCCCATATCATGGAAGCCAGAGTTCAGTCGCTTCCGAAGAAGAACGAAACAGAAAAGCCTAAGAATAATGCCTTGGCTGAAGAAGACAAGGCAAAAGGAAACACGTTCTACAAGCTTGGACGCCTGGAAGAAGCTTATGAATGTTTCCTCAGAGTACTGGATATGGCCGACGCCGACGACCAAGCGGACTACAGGCTGAGACTGGGATTGTGTCTCTTGTTGCTTGGCAGACACAGCGAAGCTATGGTCCAGCTTGAAGGATTAGATGGTCGAAAAGATTTGGTTGCAGCCGCCAAAGCCCTGCAAAGAATGCAACGTCATGGCTGCCCCTACTACATCCTGGGAATTGCCGAAACGGCTAATTTGAAGGATATAGAGTGGGCCTACAGGAAGCGGGCGCTCAAGTTCGATCCTGATAGGTGCCAAGGGTCTCAGGAAGAGCGACAACGCAGGGAGGAAATCATGCAGAAGGTCAACTATGCCAACGATCTCCTGCATGATtctgaagaaagaggaaaatacgACTCAGTCAGGGAGTTCATCAAGGAACAGGCAGCTAGAGTGTTTCAAGATCCTCAGGAGGCCATGAAAGTAAAAAGGAAGAGACCTGGAAGGAGAGCGAAGAGGATGAACACTCAAGGAAGGACCCTAAAAGCGAATGGAAATAACAGGAGAAACAGCCCCTGA